A genome region from Oryzias melastigma strain HK-1 linkage group LG12, ASM292280v2, whole genome shotgun sequence includes the following:
- the zgc:63972 gene encoding protein CutA homolog isoform X1 produces the protein MGKLMEEVRRSLSRVASTCRNLLLSLCGAARMDSLPKRCHETVLTSTLRSSLLLTGLFLFLFLFLYPALWTFGVRLKSVLTGSYVPGYHSVLLINSPNEQTAKEIGRGIMEKRLAASINILYRTSTMYFWKNEIQDASEILMLVKTKSSKIQRVVDYVRSVHPYGTPEILSFPVEDGSLAYLKWMDEAVPDD, from the exons ATGGGGAAACTTATGGAGGAAGTCCGGCGCAGTTTGTCCCGTGTTGCCAGCACCTGTCGGAATCTGTTGTTGTCACTCTGTGGAGCCGCGAGGATGGACTCGCTGCCCAAGCGATGCCACGAGACCGTTCTGACCTCAACGCTCCGCTCGTCTCTGCTTCTCACCGGTCTG tttctgttcctgttcttgTTCTTGTATCCTGCACTGTGGACCTTCGGGGTTCGGCTCAAATCGGTCCTAACCGGAAGTTACGTACCTGGCTACCACTCAGTTCTTCTCATCAACAGCCCCAATGAGCAAACTGCTAAAGAAATTGGCAG ggGCATCATGGAAAAGCGGCTTGCAGCCAGCATTAACATCCTCTACAGAACTTCCACAAT gtatttttggaaaaatgagaTCCAGGATGCGTCGGAAATCCTGATG CTGGTGAAAACAAAGAGCTCCAAGATCCAGCGAGTCGTGGATTATGTGAG GTCCGTCCATCCCTACGGGACTCCAGAAATCCTCAGCTTCCCAGTGGAGGACGGCAGTCTGGCTTACCTGAAGTGGATGGATGAAGCCGTTCCGGACGATTGA
- the zgc:63972 gene encoding protein CutA homolog isoform X2 → MGKLMEEVRRSLSRVASTCRNLLLSLCGAARMDSLPKRCHETVLTSTLRSSLLLTGLFLFLFLFLYPALWTFGVRLKSVLTGSYVPGYHSVLLINSPNEQTAKEIGRGIMEKRLAASINILYRTSTMYFWKNEIQDASEILMVRPSLRDSRNPQLPSGGRQSGLPEVDG, encoded by the exons ATGGGGAAACTTATGGAGGAAGTCCGGCGCAGTTTGTCCCGTGTTGCCAGCACCTGTCGGAATCTGTTGTTGTCACTCTGTGGAGCCGCGAGGATGGACTCGCTGCCCAAGCGATGCCACGAGACCGTTCTGACCTCAACGCTCCGCTCGTCTCTGCTTCTCACCGGTCTG tttctgttcctgttcttgTTCTTGTATCCTGCACTGTGGACCTTCGGGGTTCGGCTCAAATCGGTCCTAACCGGAAGTTACGTACCTGGCTACCACTCAGTTCTTCTCATCAACAGCCCCAATGAGCAAACTGCTAAAGAAATTGGCAG ggGCATCATGGAAAAGCGGCTTGCAGCCAGCATTAACATCCTCTACAGAACTTCCACAAT gtatttttggaaaaatgagaTCCAGGATGCGTCGGAAATCCTGATG GTCCGTCCATCCCTACGGGACTCCAGAAATCCTCAGCTTCCCAGTGGAGGACGGCAGTCTGGCTTACCTGAAGTGGATGGATGA